The proteins below are encoded in one region of Pseudonocardia sp. DSM 110487:
- the glmS gene encoding glutamine--fructose-6-phosphate transaminase (isomerizing) — MCGIVGYVGPQDAAPILLEGLGRLEYRGYDSAGVALRGRSGLKIRKVSGRVAELAADLPPRFKGAPGIGHTRWATHGEPSEANAHPQTDTAGRIAVVHNGIIENADELRAKLMADGVEFASQTDTETVAHLVAAAFTAGAEDLEQAVRQALRQVVGAYGLAILDAEHPDRIVVARNGSPVLLGVGEKEMFVASDVAALIGYTRQVVYLDDGELATITANGYRTYTLDDRAVAKSPSTIDWDVVGAEIGDHAHFLAKEIQEQPRAVERALKGRIDERFATAHLGGLNMSVREAREFRRVKILGCGSACYAGELGAQMIEDLARVPASAEPASEFRYRNPVVEPDTLYVAVSQSGETIDTLAAVQELQRKGGRVIGIVNVVGSTIARQVDGGIYLHAGPEMSVAATKSFTSTVTAFALLALHLGRIRDLSPEQGRRIIAGLNALPAQIAQILEQSDAIAEVAKEVAKSHSVMFVGRRRGWPVAREGAQKLKEISYVHAEAYPSAELKHGPLALISPEMPTVAVVPDDDLLDKNTSTLSEIKARKGPVIAVAHRELPADLADRTIVVPKGEPELDPILLSIPLQVLAYHAAVALDRDVDKPRNLAKSVTVE, encoded by the coding sequence ATGTGCGGCATCGTCGGATACGTCGGACCCCAGGACGCCGCCCCGATCCTCCTGGAGGGTCTGGGCCGCCTGGAGTACCGCGGGTACGACAGCGCCGGTGTGGCGTTGCGCGGCCGGAGCGGGCTCAAGATCCGCAAGGTGAGCGGGCGGGTCGCCGAGCTGGCCGCCGACCTGCCGCCGCGGTTCAAGGGGGCCCCGGGCATCGGGCACACCCGCTGGGCCACGCACGGTGAGCCGAGCGAGGCGAACGCCCACCCGCAGACCGACACGGCTGGGCGGATCGCCGTGGTCCACAACGGCATCATCGAGAACGCCGACGAGCTGCGCGCGAAGCTCATGGCCGACGGCGTCGAGTTCGCATCGCAGACCGACACCGAGACGGTGGCGCACCTCGTGGCGGCCGCCTTCACCGCAGGCGCCGAGGACCTGGAGCAGGCGGTCCGCCAGGCACTGCGGCAGGTGGTCGGTGCGTACGGCCTCGCCATCCTCGACGCGGAGCACCCGGACCGGATCGTCGTGGCCCGCAACGGCAGCCCGGTGCTGCTCGGCGTCGGCGAGAAGGAGATGTTCGTGGCGTCGGACGTCGCGGCGCTGATCGGCTACACCCGCCAGGTCGTCTACCTCGACGACGGCGAGCTGGCCACGATCACCGCGAACGGCTACCGCACCTACACGCTCGACGACCGCGCCGTGGCCAAGAGCCCGTCCACGATCGACTGGGACGTGGTCGGTGCCGAGATCGGCGACCACGCCCACTTCCTGGCGAAGGAGATCCAGGAGCAGCCGCGGGCCGTCGAGCGGGCGCTCAAGGGCCGCATCGACGAGCGCTTCGCCACCGCGCACCTCGGTGGGCTCAACATGTCCGTCCGCGAGGCGCGGGAGTTCCGACGCGTGAAGATCCTCGGCTGTGGCTCGGCCTGCTACGCCGGTGAGCTCGGCGCGCAGATGATCGAGGACCTCGCGCGCGTCCCGGCGAGCGCCGAGCCCGCCTCGGAGTTCCGCTACCGCAACCCGGTTGTCGAGCCGGACACGCTCTACGTCGCGGTCAGCCAGTCCGGCGAGACGATCGACACCCTCGCCGCGGTGCAGGAGCTGCAGCGCAAGGGCGGCCGGGTGATCGGCATCGTCAACGTCGTGGGTTCGACGATCGCGCGCCAGGTCGACGGCGGCATCTACCTGCACGCGGGCCCGGAGATGTCGGTGGCCGCCACGAAGTCGTTCACGTCGACGGTGACGGCGTTCGCGCTGCTCGCCCTGCACCTCGGCCGCATCCGCGACCTCTCACCGGAGCAGGGCAGGCGCATCATCGCCGGCCTGAACGCGCTGCCCGCGCAGATCGCGCAGATCCTCGAGCAGTCCGACGCGATCGCCGAGGTCGCCAAGGAGGTCGCGAAGAGCCACAGCGTGATGTTCGTCGGGCGTCGCCGCGGCTGGCCGGTGGCGCGCGAGGGTGCGCAGAAGCTGAAGGAGATCTCCTACGTCCACGCGGAGGCCTACCCGTCGGCCGAGCTCAAGCACGGCCCGCTCGCGCTGATCAGCCCGGAGATGCCGACCGTCGCGGTCGTCCCCGACGACGACCTGCTCGACAAGAACACCTCGACGCTGTCGGAGATCAAGGCCCGCAAGGGCCCGGTGATCGCGGTGGCGCACCGGGAGCTGCCGGCCGACCTCGCCGACCGCACCATCGTGGTGCCCAAGGGCGAACCGGAGTTGGACCCGATCCTGCTGTCGATCCCGCTGCAGGTCCTCGCCTACCACGCCGCGGTCGCGCTGGACCGGGACGTGGACAAGCCGCGCAACCTGGCCAAGAGCGTCACGGTCGAGTAG
- a CDS encoding ABC transporter ATP-binding protein yields MSDVPDVRSPGWIRRLVHACLRHRGVAAGALVASVFGVSLEAIGPLLTRVAVDDAVAGSTAVLAPIVVAVLALALVRFGAAFLRRYLAGRLALDVQHDLRRQVFAAMQRLDGERQDALRTGQVVSRAITDLQLVQSLLSMAPLALGAVVLVVASVAAMVWLSPPLALVALVVPAVGWIALRTRAKLFPATWSAQQRAADIAQHVEETVTGVRVVKGFGQEARETASLERGASRLFAERMRAARLTARLYPTLLALPTLGQVGVIALGGWLALQGSITLGTFLAFSTYVAQLVGPARLLGSVVVTAQLARAGVERVHDLIDSQPDVVDPESPATLPKGPLSVELRDVTFGYSRREPVLDGVTLRVEPGETVAVVGTAGSGKSTIALLLPRFYDPQRGELRLGGVPLPRLRLADLRRELGVVFEEAFLFSDTIRANIAYGCPDASDEQVRAAARAAQVDAFVETLPEGYDTVVGERGLTLSGGQRQRIALARAVLTDPRVLVLDDATSAVDTSTEAAIHQTLRALTAGRTTLLVAHRRSSLALADRIAVLDGGRVVDVGTEAELVERCALFRELLDAPERGTHRGRTSDSPEGATAELWPEPGSEGTAAVPRTSNGSSGMAARGGGGMGAAGDMAPTPELLAAVEALPPATEEPRVRGEDAAAPDPAFRLARLVRPVRGPLLLGISLVALDALGSLALPAVTRLAIDGGITAAAPAVLVTASMLGLGLVVVGWLVVAAQTVVTARAGETLLYMLRVRSYAHLQRLGLDYFERELSGRIMTRMTTDVDALSTFLQTGLAQAVVSVLTIGGVAGALLVTDPQLALVALAVVPVLAIATVVFRRVSSAAYAEARERVSVVNADFQENVTGVRVAQAYVREERSASTFSERSAAYRSSRLRAQRYIATYFPGVALLSDVATAAVLGVGAARVAAGDLTPGVLTAFLLYLGLFFAPIQQLSQVFDGYQQARIGLLRIGDLLRTPTSVPPEPAGDPVVVPERLRGEVELRDVGFAYAGAGSPALDGVSLLVAPGETIALVGATGAGKSTVVKLLARFYDAGSGAVLVDGVDVRRYPLAAYRQRLGIVPQEPHLFTGDVAANIAYARPDARPAEIEAAARAVGALDLVRALPGGFRHPVGERGQGLSAGQRQLIALARAELADPDLLLLDEATAALDPATEAAVHAAGDRVTARRTAFVVAHRLGTASRADRIVVLDGGRIVEVGSHAELLAAGGHYARLWEAGEMEPAA; encoded by the coding sequence GTGTCAGATGTGCCCGACGTTCGCTCCCCCGGCTGGATCCGCCGCCTCGTCCACGCCTGCCTCCGCCACCGCGGGGTGGCGGCGGGTGCGCTCGTGGCGTCGGTGTTCGGGGTCAGCCTCGAGGCGATCGGACCATTGCTCACGCGCGTGGCCGTCGACGACGCCGTCGCGGGGTCCACGGCTGTGCTCGCCCCCATCGTCGTGGCCGTGCTCGCGCTCGCGCTCGTGCGCTTCGGCGCGGCGTTCCTGCGGCGCTACCTCGCCGGTCGGCTCGCCCTCGACGTGCAGCACGACCTGCGGCGGCAGGTGTTCGCCGCGATGCAGCGCCTCGATGGCGAGCGGCAGGACGCGCTGCGCACCGGCCAGGTCGTGTCGCGCGCGATCACCGACCTGCAGCTGGTGCAGTCGCTGCTGTCGATGGCGCCGCTCGCGCTCGGTGCCGTGGTGCTGGTCGTCGCGTCGGTCGCGGCCATGGTGTGGCTCTCGCCGCCGCTCGCGCTCGTGGCGTTGGTGGTGCCGGCCGTCGGCTGGATCGCGCTGCGCACGAGGGCGAAGCTGTTCCCGGCCACGTGGTCGGCGCAGCAGCGGGCGGCCGACATCGCCCAGCACGTGGAGGAGACCGTCACCGGCGTGCGGGTGGTCAAGGGCTTCGGCCAGGAGGCCCGCGAGACCGCATCGCTCGAGCGTGGGGCCTCCCGGCTCTTCGCCGAGCGGATGCGCGCCGCGCGGCTGACGGCCCGGCTCTACCCCACGCTGCTCGCCCTGCCCACGCTCGGGCAGGTCGGCGTGATCGCGCTCGGCGGCTGGCTCGCGCTGCAGGGCTCGATCACCCTCGGCACGTTCCTGGCGTTCTCCACGTACGTCGCGCAGCTGGTCGGGCCCGCGCGCCTGCTCGGGTCGGTGGTGGTGACCGCCCAGCTCGCGCGCGCAGGCGTGGAGCGCGTGCACGACTTGATCGACTCGCAGCCCGACGTCGTCGACCCGGAATCCCCGGCGACGCTCCCGAAGGGTCCGCTGTCGGTTGAGCTGCGCGACGTCACGTTCGGCTACTCGCGCCGCGAACCCGTGCTCGACGGCGTCACGCTGCGCGTCGAGCCGGGGGAGACGGTCGCCGTGGTCGGCACCGCGGGTTCCGGCAAGTCCACCATCGCGCTACTGCTGCCGCGCTTCTACGACCCGCAGCGGGGCGAGCTGCGGCTGGGCGGGGTGCCGCTGCCGCGGCTGCGCCTTGCCGACCTGCGTCGCGAGCTCGGGGTGGTGTTCGAGGAGGCGTTCCTGTTCTCCGACACCATCCGCGCCAACATCGCCTACGGCTGCCCGGACGCGAGCGACGAGCAGGTGCGGGCGGCGGCGCGTGCGGCCCAGGTCGACGCGTTCGTCGAGACGCTCCCCGAGGGCTACGACACGGTCGTCGGCGAGCGCGGGCTCACGCTGTCGGGCGGGCAGCGCCAGCGGATCGCACTGGCCAGGGCGGTGCTCACCGACCCGCGCGTGCTGGTGCTCGACGACGCCACGTCGGCCGTCGACACATCCACCGAGGCCGCCATCCACCAGACGCTGCGCGCGCTCACCGCCGGGCGCACCACCCTGCTCGTCGCGCACCGCCGCTCCAGCCTCGCCCTCGCCGACCGGATCGCGGTGCTCGACGGTGGCCGCGTCGTCGACGTCGGCACCGAGGCGGAGCTGGTCGAACGCTGCGCGCTGTTCCGGGAGCTGCTCGACGCGCCAGAACGCGGCACTCACCGTGGCAGAACGTCGGACTCGCCGGAGGGAGCCACGGCGGAGCTGTGGCCGGAGCCCGGCAGCGAGGGCACGGCGGCGGTACCGCGGACGTCGAACGGGTCGAGCGGGATGGCCGCCCGCGGCGGCGGTGGGATGGGTGCCGCGGGCGACATGGCGCCCACCCCGGAGCTGCTGGCGGCGGTCGAGGCGCTGCCACCGGCCACCGAGGAGCCTCGGGTGCGCGGCGAGGACGCCGCGGCCCCCGATCCCGCGTTCCGGCTCGCGCGGCTTGTCCGTCCGGTGCGCGGCCCACTCCTGCTCGGGATCTCGCTGGTGGCGCTCGACGCGCTCGGCAGCCTCGCGCTCCCGGCCGTCACCCGGCTGGCGATCGACGGCGGCATCACCGCGGCGGCGCCTGCCGTGCTCGTCACGGCGTCGATGCTGGGGCTCGGGCTGGTCGTGGTGGGCTGGCTCGTGGTGGCCGCGCAGACGGTCGTCACCGCGCGGGCCGGGGAGACCCTGCTCTACATGCTGCGCGTGCGCAGCTACGCCCACCTGCAGCGGCTGGGGCTGGACTACTTCGAGCGCGAGCTGTCGGGCCGGATCATGACCCGGATGACGACCGACGTCGACGCGCTGTCGACGTTCCTGCAGACCGGGCTCGCCCAGGCCGTGGTCAGCGTGCTCACGATCGGCGGCGTCGCGGGCGCGCTGCTGGTCACCGACCCGCAGCTGGCGCTCGTCGCGCTCGCCGTGGTGCCGGTGCTCGCCATCGCAACGGTCGTGTTCCGCCGGGTGTCCTCCGCGGCGTACGCGGAGGCCCGCGAGCGGGTGAGCGTCGTCAACGCCGACTTCCAGGAGAACGTCACCGGGGTGCGGGTGGCGCAGGCCTACGTCCGTGAGGAGCGCAGCGCCAGCACGTTCAGCGAGCGCAGCGCGGCATACCGGAGCTCCCGGCTGCGCGCGCAGCGCTACATCGCCACGTACTTCCCGGGCGTCGCGCTGCTGTCGGACGTCGCGACGGCCGCGGTGCTGGGCGTCGGCGCCGCGCGCGTTGCCGCGGGCGACCTCACGCCAGGCGTGCTCACCGCGTTCCTGCTCTACCTCGGGCTGTTCTTCGCGCCCATCCAGCAGCTGTCGCAGGTGTTCGACGGCTACCAGCAGGCCCGTATCGGGCTCTTGCGCATCGGCGACCTGCTGCGCACGCCCACGTCGGTGCCGCCGGAGCCGGCGGGCGATCCCGTCGTGGTGCCCGAGCGGTTGCGCGGGGAGGTCGAGCTGCGCGACGTCGGCTTCGCCTACGCAGGCGCCGGGTCGCCCGCGCTCGACGGCGTCTCGCTGCTGGTCGCGCCCGGCGAGACGATCGCGCTGGTCGGTGCCACGGGTGCGGGCAAGTCCACGGTGGTCAAGCTGCTCGCCCGGTTCTACGACGCCGGCTCGGGCGCCGTGCTCGTCGACGGTGTGGACGTCCGGCGCTACCCGCTGGCCGCGTACCGGCAGCGGCTGGGGATCGTGCCGCAGGAACCGCACCTCTTCACCGGCGACGTCGCCGCCAACATCGCCTACGCCCGCCCCGACGCGCGCCCGGCCGAGATCGAGGCCGCCGCCCGTGCCGTTGGCGCATTGGACCTGGTGCGCGCGCTGCCCGGTGGGTTCCGGCATCCGGTCGGGGAGCGGGGGCAAGGCCTGTCAGCAGGGCAGCGGCAGCTCATCGCACTCGCCCGTGCCGAGCTCGCCGACCCCGACCTGTTGCTCCTCGACGAGGCCACGGCGGCCCTCGACCCGGCCACCGAGGCCGCGGTCCACGCCGCGGGCGACCGGGTCACCGCCCGCCGCACGGCGTTCGTCGTGGCACACCGGCTCGGCACCGCTTCGCGGGCCGACCGGATCGTGGTACTCGACGGCGGCCGGATCGTCGAGGTGGGCTCGCACGCCGAGCTGCTCGCTGCGGGCGGTCACTATGCGCGACTCTGGGAGGCCGGGGAGATGGAGCCCGCAGCCTGA
- a CDS encoding amino acid ABC transporter substrate-binding protein has product MHSKIIAVTAALLAALSIAGCGGGSDADTLRVGTEGTYSPFSFQGTNGELTGYDVEVVQAVGAKLGKQVEFVQTPWDAIFAGLEAKRFDLVANQVTINDERKAKYDMSEPYTVSEGVIVTRADNTDITSLADLRGKTTAQSATSNWATVARDAGANVEAVEGFVQAVQLLKDGRVDATVNDTLAVAEYQKVRGDASVKIAGTTGDTSQQAFAARKDSGLIADVNRALGELRADGTLKQISEKYFGTDVSGP; this is encoded by the coding sequence GTGCACTCCAAGATCATCGCAGTGACGGCCGCGCTGCTGGCCGCCCTCAGCATCGCCGGGTGCGGCGGTGGATCCGACGCCGACACCCTTCGGGTCGGCACCGAGGGCACCTACAGCCCGTTCAGCTTCCAGGGCACGAACGGCGAGCTCACCGGCTACGACGTCGAGGTCGTGCAGGCCGTCGGAGCGAAGCTCGGCAAGCAGGTCGAGTTCGTGCAGACGCCGTGGGACGCGATCTTCGCCGGGTTGGAGGCGAAGCGCTTCGACCTCGTCGCCAACCAGGTGACGATCAATGACGAGCGCAAGGCCAAGTACGACATGTCGGAGCCGTACACGGTCTCCGAGGGCGTGATCGTCACCCGCGCCGACAACACCGACATCACCAGCCTTGCCGACCTCAGGGGCAAGACCACCGCCCAGTCGGCGACCAGCAACTGGGCCACCGTCGCGCGGGATGCCGGCGCCAACGTGGAGGCGGTGGAGGGCTTCGTGCAGGCCGTCCAGCTGCTGAAGGACGGCAGGGTGGACGCCACCGTCAACGACACGCTCGCGGTCGCCGAGTACCAGAAGGTGCGGGGCGACGCGAGCGTGAAGATCGCCGGGACCACGGGCGACACCAGCCAGCAGGCGTTCGCTGCCCGCAAGGACAGCGGGCTGATCGCCGACGTGAACCGGGCGCTGGGCGAGCTGCGCGCGGACGGCACGCTGAAGCAGATCTCGGAGAAGTACTTCGGCACCGACGTCAGCGGTCCCTGA
- a CDS encoding amino acid ABC transporter permease, which translates to MDASTWDLIWRNLWPMLQATVTQTLPLTAISFVIGLVLALFVALARISKIRPLSLLARGYISVIRGTPLLVQLFIVFYALPQLNVVIDPFPAAVIAFSLNVGGYAAEVVRAAILSIPKGQWEAAQTIGMGYSTTLQRIILPQAARTAVPPLSNTLISLVKDTSLASTILVTELLRVAQLAAAPTFDFFALYGVAAVYYWVICVVLSFGQIRLETRLERYVAR; encoded by the coding sequence GTGGATGCAAGCACCTGGGATCTGATCTGGCGCAACCTGTGGCCGATGCTGCAGGCCACCGTCACGCAGACCCTGCCGCTGACGGCCATCAGCTTCGTGATCGGCCTGGTGCTCGCACTGTTCGTCGCGTTGGCCCGGATCTCCAAGATCCGTCCACTCTCACTGCTGGCGCGCGGGTACATCTCGGTCATCCGTGGCACGCCGCTGCTGGTCCAGCTGTTCATCGTGTTCTACGCGTTGCCGCAGCTGAACGTCGTGATCGACCCGTTCCCGGCCGCCGTGATCGCCTTCAGCCTCAACGTCGGCGGCTACGCGGCCGAGGTGGTCCGGGCGGCCATCCTGAGCATCCCGAAGGGGCAGTGGGAGGCGGCGCAGACGATCGGCATGGGCTACTCGACCACCCTGCAACGGATCATCCTGCCGCAGGCGGCCCGCACCGCGGTGCCGCCGCTGTCCAACACGCTGATCTCGCTGGTCAAGGACACGTCGCTGGCCTCGACCATCCTGGTGACCGAGCTGCTGCGGGTCGCCCAGCTGGCCGCGGCGCCGACCTTCGACTTCTTCGCCCTGTACGGGGTGGCCGCGGTGTACTACTGGGTGATCTGCGTGGTCCTGTCGTTCGGGCAGATCCGGCTGGAGACGAGGCTGGAGAGGTACGTGGCCAGGTGA
- a CDS encoding amino acid ABC transporter ATP-binding protein, giving the protein MTDLLTVRGVEKAFGEHQVLRDISFDVPAGTVTAVIGPSGSGKTTVLRTLNALDQADAGVITIGDLSVDFAAEVDRATLRRFRLQSGMVFQSHNLFPHKTVLQNVIEGPVVVQKRPREEATADARRLLEQVGLAEKADQYPFQLSGGQQQRVGIARALALAPKLMLFDEPTSALDPELVGEVLRVIKDLAAEGWTMVVVTHEIRFAQQVADQVLFIDGGVVLESGPPEQVLTEPTEARTRQFLERILNPI; this is encoded by the coding sequence GTGACCGACCTGCTGACAGTCCGTGGTGTGGAGAAGGCGTTCGGCGAGCACCAGGTGTTGCGCGACATCTCGTTCGACGTGCCCGCCGGCACGGTGACCGCGGTGATCGGGCCCTCCGGGTCGGGCAAGACCACGGTACTGCGCACGTTGAACGCCCTGGACCAGGCCGACGCCGGAGTGATCACGATCGGCGACCTCTCGGTGGACTTCGCCGCCGAGGTCGATCGCGCCACGCTGAGACGCTTCCGGTTGCAGAGCGGCATGGTGTTCCAGAGCCACAACCTGTTCCCGCACAAGACGGTCCTGCAGAACGTGATCGAGGGCCCGGTCGTCGTGCAGAAGCGGCCGAGGGAGGAAGCCACCGCGGACGCCCGGCGGCTGCTGGAGCAGGTGGGGCTGGCCGAGAAGGCCGACCAGTACCCGTTCCAGCTGTCCGGCGGGCAACAGCAACGGGTCGGCATCGCCCGGGCGCTCGCCCTGGCGCCCAAACTCATGCTGTTCGACGAGCCCACCTCGGCGCTGGACCCCGAGCTGGTCGGCGAGGTGTTGCGGGTGATCAAGGATCTGGCGGCCGAGGGCTGGACGATGGTCGTCGTCACGCACGAGATCCGGTTCGCCCAGCAGGTGGCCGATCAGGTGCTGTTCATCGACGGCGGCGTCGTGCTGGAGTCCGGGCCGCCGGAGCAGGTGCTCACCGAACCCACCGAGGCCCGCACCCGGCAGTTCCTGGAGCGGATCCTCAATCCGATCTAG
- a CDS encoding ABC transporter ATP-binding protein, giving the protein MHDDPSGRITVRELSKRFGAVQAVDGLTFSVEPGAVTGFLGPNGSGKTTTLRMILGLVTPTAGEARINGLPFAELRQPARVVGAVLEAQGFHPARTARAHLLACAAAIEVPDEAVERVLGTVGLGDAGERPVGEYSLGMRQRLALAVALLGDPHVLVLDEPGNGLDPEGIAWLRAFLRAFAARGRAVLISSHLLAEVEQTADHLVVISRGRCVYQGSLEQLQGSRTARVLVRCADPARLADALAATGVLEIDTLADGWLGVAGTDPVHVGDVALGAGVAIYGMVHERVELEQLFFQLTAEPWRSE; this is encoded by the coding sequence GTGCACGACGACCCGAGCGGCCGCATCACCGTCCGCGAGCTGAGCAAGCGGTTCGGTGCGGTGCAGGCCGTCGACGGGCTGACCTTCTCGGTGGAACCGGGTGCCGTGACGGGGTTCCTCGGCCCGAACGGCTCCGGGAAGACAACGACGCTGCGGATGATCCTCGGGCTGGTCACCCCCACGGCGGGTGAGGCGCGGATCAACGGCCTGCCGTTCGCCGAGCTGCGGCAGCCCGCGCGGGTGGTGGGCGCCGTGTTGGAGGCACAGGGCTTCCACCCCGCTCGTACGGCTCGCGCGCACCTACTCGCATGCGCGGCGGCGATCGAGGTGCCCGACGAGGCGGTGGAGCGCGTGCTCGGCACCGTCGGGCTCGGCGACGCGGGCGAGCGACCGGTGGGCGAGTACTCGCTCGGCATGCGGCAGCGGCTCGCGCTGGCCGTCGCGCTGCTCGGCGATCCGCACGTGCTGGTGCTCGACGAGCCGGGTAACGGGCTCGACCCGGAGGGAATCGCATGGCTGAGGGCGTTCCTGCGGGCGTTCGCCGCGCGGGGCCGCGCCGTGCTGATCTCCAGCCACCTGCTCGCCGAGGTGGAGCAGACCGCCGACCACCTCGTGGTGATCAGCCGCGGCCGCTGCGTCTACCAGGGATCGCTCGAGCAGCTGCAGGGCTCGCGCACCGCTCGGGTGCTGGTGCGCTGCGCCGATCCAGCACGGCTCGCCGACGCGCTGGCCGCCACCGGTGTGCTGGAGATCGACACCCTCGCCGACGGCTGGCTCGGCGTGGCGGGCACCGACCCCGTCCACGTCGGGGACGTGGCGCTCGGAGCCGGCGTGGCGATCTACGGGATGGTGCACGAGCGGGTGGAGCTGGAGCAGCTGTTCTTCCAGCTCACGGCGGAGCCGTGGCGGTCGGAATGA
- a CDS encoding SGNH/GDSL hydrolase family protein: MSSPLQVPRMRAAARRMKAGGERFLGGVLPGASARRLQIKAFADDWAASNLEARRGTGPLWIVLGDSASQGIGATRRETGYVSVVHERLRHRDAWRVVNLSRAGAGIVDVLSRQLPELIDLTRDESAALVSCIIGAEDIARRAPGLDASLRQLLASLPSGAVVGTFARGARGGLAAELDAITREEAERHRLRVAELPPRFGPGSRGRERNPLGDVEHAGWADAVLAAIDGPPAEIGPSTDPELPVVPAVEDDKSDAKSTDDRKQASDAEPADD, translated from the coding sequence ATGAGCTCTCCATTGCAGGTCCCTCGGATGCGCGCCGCGGCGCGGCGGATGAAGGCGGGTGGCGAGCGCTTCCTCGGTGGCGTGCTGCCTGGCGCGTCCGCCCGCAGGCTGCAGATCAAGGCCTTCGCCGACGACTGGGCCGCTTCCAACCTCGAGGCCAGGCGGGGAACCGGCCCGCTGTGGATCGTGCTCGGCGACTCGGCCAGCCAGGGCATCGGGGCCACCCGGCGTGAGACCGGCTACGTCAGCGTCGTGCACGAGCGGCTCCGCCACCGCGACGCGTGGCGGGTGGTCAACCTGTCGCGCGCAGGCGCGGGCATCGTCGACGTGCTCTCCCGCCAGCTCCCCGAGCTCATCGACCTCACCAGGGACGAGTCCGCGGCGCTCGTGAGCTGCATCATCGGCGCCGAGGACATCGCCCGCCGGGCCCCCGGCCTCGACGCGTCGCTGCGGCAGCTCCTCGCCTCGCTGCCGTCGGGCGCGGTGGTCGGCACCTTCGCCCGCGGCGCGCGTGGCGGGCTCGCCGCCGAGCTCGACGCGATCACCCGCGAGGAGGCCGAGCGCCACCGGCTGCGGGTGGCCGAGCTCCCGCCGCGGTTCGGTCCCGGCAGCCGCGGGCGGGAGCGGAACCCGCTCGGCGACGTCGAGCACGCGGGCTGGGCCGACGCCGTTCTCGCCGCGATCGACGGCCCGCCCGCCGAGATCGGTCCGTCCACCGACCCCGAGCTGCCCGTGGTTCCGGCCGTCGAGGACGACAAGTCCGATGCGAAGTCGACCGACGACCGCAAGCAGGCGAGCGACGCCGAGCCGGCCGACGACTAG
- a CDS encoding NUDIX domain-containing protein, with protein MRFRVVPAAYVLLLRGTGAGAEVLLQLRQNTGYRDGHWAAAAAGHVEADESVLAAACREAEEEVGVKIDPADLEPLTTMHRTHGNHDPIDERVDFFFGCHRWAGDPHLVETAKAADLGWFPLAALPEPVVPHERYVLDGVRENRLATITTFGF; from the coding sequence GTGAGGTTCCGCGTCGTCCCGGCCGCATACGTCCTCCTGCTCCGTGGCACGGGCGCCGGTGCCGAGGTGTTGCTGCAGCTGCGTCAGAACACGGGCTACCGGGACGGGCACTGGGCGGCCGCGGCCGCCGGGCACGTCGAGGCCGACGAGTCGGTCCTCGCCGCCGCGTGCCGCGAGGCGGAGGAGGAGGTCGGCGTGAAGATCGACCCGGCCGACCTCGAACCGCTCACAACGATGCACCGCACCCACGGCAACCACGACCCCATCGACGAGCGCGTCGACTTCTTCTTCGGCTGCCACCGCTGGGCCGGTGATCCGCACCTGGTGGAGACGGCGAAGGCGGCCGACCTGGGGTGGTTCCCGCTGGCCGCGCTGCCAGAGCCCGTGGTGCCCCACGAGCGGTACGTGCTCGACGGCGTGCGCGAGAACCGCTTGGCGACGATCACGACCTTCGGCTTCTGA
- a CDS encoding dienelactone hydrolase family protein produces MPHSHYETITTPDGDFDAFCALPETTPAPAVLILQEVFGINDNIRGLAERLADAGYIALAPDVFWRIERRFERKDESGLADGFARLQQLDFDLVPGDLTATMARALAMPECNGRIGAVGFCLGGTLAYLFAATARVDGRGPDAVVSYYGSAVNQMLDLAPRVECPVLFHYGANDPYIPTEKIDEVERAFAGRPDVVLHRYDAGHAFSNWDAPSMYDEQAASTAWPRTLSFLEKHLR; encoded by the coding sequence GTGCCCCACTCCCACTACGAGACGATCACGACGCCCGACGGCGACTTCGACGCGTTCTGCGCCCTTCCCGAGACCACCCCCGCACCGGCGGTGCTGATCCTCCAGGAGGTCTTCGGGATCAACGACAACATCCGCGGCCTCGCCGAGCGGCTCGCCGACGCCGGGTACATCGCGCTCGCCCCGGACGTGTTCTGGCGGATCGAGCGGCGGTTCGAGCGCAAGGACGAGTCCGGTCTCGCGGACGGCTTTGCCCGCCTCCAGCAACTGGACTTCGACCTGGTGCCAGGCGACCTCACCGCCACCATGGCGCGCGCGCTGGCGATGCCGGAGTGCAACGGCCGGATAGGCGCGGTCGGCTTCTGCCTCGGCGGCACCCTCGCCTACCTGTTCGCGGCGACGGCCCGGGTTGACGGGCGCGGCCCGGACGCGGTCGTTTCCTACTACGGCTCCGCGGTGAACCAGATGCTCGACCTCGCCCCGCGCGTCGAGTGCCCGGTGCTGTTCCACTACGGCGCCAACGACCCGTACATCCCGACTGAGAAGATCGACGAGGTCGAGCGCGCGTTCGCGGGCCGCCCCGACGTCGTCCTGCACCGCTACGACGCAGGCCACGCGTTCTCCAACTGGGACGCCCCATCGATGTACGACGAGCAGGCCGCGAGCACCGCGTGGCCCCGAACGCTGAGCTTCCTGGAGAAGCACCTGCGCTGA